One part of the Sander vitreus isolate 19-12246 chromosome 10, sanVit1, whole genome shotgun sequence genome encodes these proteins:
- the LOC144524646 gene encoding uncharacterized protein LOC144524646, whose protein sequence is MDSWTLQGDSYSFLRSAPRHTYSLCHRDGTPNHVEIFDIINVPSQRSAISETTCLCDIFGDDCESPSLSSSPAVVAFLPSQREVDGTAAASPLVDDLNDSGSYHTAPGSSEGEEGFEDSRERLHSPLLQSESSERRQTEGKGLSSGHPEVSEDSSPNLETKSKSPVPQLCTASPSSEVLNTGESTPSPGYNSPYTLSTEGRASSLSSSSVEKRCSPSSTSPRQAHSDTEPRRSTPTFKVRHYSPSHQSLSPSPSPEPRNCFCSSSSELVNTQSLPEFSSPKPESSYLNPHSSPSPKATSKDFSLDLTESSFESRSTLSSPLPSHSSRESSSQSRETLAFPELKNRPYSPNSQASSPFSEQRERVSMPDLLSRGSTPDIKDCTHTSELISDPSTAGKDTTTTPESQDTRLSAEPVSTGSTPAPRYTPPSPVISIASSPKLVESSASPELRHTAPSPGLLSASSPAKTGTRTPSPSPSHKIRHISTPSESRTQVSSPVVSYSLSPSPEVTNNSSPIEHRHTAPSPEIRITASSPVVSRREWSSEVETTSVSPFLELHPDSDPVSSRSLTSSPHITGISYSIVQPEDRDTPPFPELSRLSTPETDRTRVSPEARSPTPSRDSIQSSIAESTGSPRDSPYISGFTSSVLQPEITLSHQDIYQTPSPQPKHHTPSPEPRYQTPSSDKYQSPSPQQRSREPSPLAPSPEQRYQQHSPATLSTEYNPQYKQPTPSLRNTPEVEQDSTSVDITETQYPTHLAEESVSPSFELDRAEKSVVAEIKSSSPVVAVQSPVSTSPFLAEEKVASSLKQQRTERDATPKEANLQDNLSLDSLPEEKQTIRPTFVQKEDTYNNPPIETKSPSPNLLVSKDRSSNISPVHRATSNSPVQRLENPQPQFTIYPLTSESSSSLKSKSSACTPEPARRQLSTKVKRGNRENITEDMAHHVNRRRTPSPPLTRFTPVHIIAPEKPYRQWQNRSRSPSQVVAAPPSGHFKKAVTNRESPNVAYVDNNSQDHWVKQGRQFEMDREIQLEEDREAGRERQREMERERKREERVSEKGKGWQGDVSYRGEQVELSFNARNRKGPASRSTAPTSRETRQGLPTVHSYSESLLATRHQQHSLLRLASQQDTRGGGPGRRLQPPAPHNKNSVPGRVAANRPCRSSSSSMGSELDEADDEVKWFTDFAFRSLSSPEVDYLDMYNSSHRSSTNISQPSTQESPAGVSAAWPAYADFRGSAPKLDNDELSFQQPSAYYSDGLDPSRRHEMGSFECVDVAVEREDSRRVRRGVPKRQIQLKRKSDAERKQDESSENSSPGMVESPSLESHSRETFIRQHSTPAAMQECYPSERSPEPSQQNERKSKLQKSASLDETSTKTKMATCLIKSVLSKKMQSVDKQPVEHAGEEESATLEENSPPTMSAAAPLKESPKPDPYNLSSSLQSDYSVSSEGLPVRAEPSTKDEAKPPKSFGVRSSNRPSSSSSSRSVNFSQTESEEADSQSRNATSSRSEMRSELKVPFDSKQSRTGVRRPDDSETWDGGEGGDSANATAGNTGASSAPKASSTQAWVTNRDQECENTKDHNQLQQGAKGAFMLQTQEITLKAVEKKKASLNVCLTPEAENKPEASSPDTKEERLEAGVDEKTEEEEGNWNNKMKVPIHKVRDVRRLVKNTYNLSFKATSAVMPSHVDEERMDIINKGRREEIKEERREEVIAQEEREARQEIRRGERREERRGEGKEEVKDSKLLHFSPRLQSKGSPLSRPQPMQIEYKAVCWKEDKNKMSCSKKDLENPGDKHQASPKLFKQVGRESPLNANTLNYTTGDNAIAKPCKHDLNMAAETQETMTETHKVSDNEDKPEVVRTDRKPPMLGSFPKLPNKEREVSTAVVLIRDGSSKTKTSASPAQEEIPTPLQDPAASPSPGPTIPGGTCGSSGHSVSMLLKEKGYQADIGAVVGANQNAAGGKGVPRKHVNCLEIPLQTTTPSDGVRIESHRERTFSSSSTTSGPSAASDNTDTLTKTREDDGLSSKPTVKDTAKQKSDSPLRNTQEQTPPLTKQKELGDFEAMKRQDPTFPPKSPAVRRFRPQPIEVKSLSKETQKQETPTNSTGNSRPQTIEVKSIAKNSQKPVVPPKPSCKFKPADLGAMPNEAQRPSAITSTVNPQGEERPQTIVVSSPTIYRKISNESTSTSNYTRKLAVSAVSSLKPPPCKTTATTISNLSNQSTAPSEIEASHDRGQQQRPGASPQSSRYTQRPRTLATAPISATGPGSTSAPGPVSDPKAKPVPGPKSAGANQPSLPAVMDPDSQPQYPRTAHHHEQAMPVTSNNAKQPAAVSTTQVPGYTHQPYCRSLSSERAQRTEDLRFYASDDPPSYDERESFSPLMLPDLTSRRSNRYQPSSRPPPCSCTASCPSHPGLTPPHHHHSPHNITPPVPPHSPGQALPYPVAQPPPLRPHQCRPDPQPMSYQPGSPKSSPLGPSQPPAMYQPLHQPPPCPPHPSLMQVCPADRQLQLPQHIDPRRPPAHRSPQHQPLGMAGAPYSDPGHGHSPGLPPMDPQYLCGPQSLGPSYGSEYGGDSSSLYSESSYGQTPRRVLLDPETGKYFYIEVPVQPLRKMLFDPETGQYVEVLIPQQAMSHSGLYPPSAAPYTSLHNPNMYAPAPQYMPYAAPPPQAHPQAQPPRYPEASAAATMHPGGPGVSYRNTSGQGSKPEPQNHPPLDQSYLESMYYVPTGMNASPNPTPPDYYHKHLPNLPPTGGKRS, encoded by the coding sequence ATGGACAGCTGGACTCTCCAGGGGGACAGCTACTCCTTCCTGCGCAGTGCACCCCGCCACACCTATTCCCTGTGCCATCGTGACGGCACCCCCAACCACGTTGAAATCTTCGACATCATCAACGTCCCTAGTCAGCGCAGTGCCATTTCCGAGACCACCTGCCTGTGTGACATTTTTGGAGACGATTGCGAGTCGCCCTCGCTCTCAAGCAGCCCTGCTGTAGTGGCTTTTCTCCCTTCCCAGAGGGAGGTGGACGGGACAGCTGCTGCATCACCTCTGGTGGATGATCTGAACGACTCGGGCTCTTACCACACTGCACCAGGCTCCAGTGAAGGAGAGGAGGGCTTTGAAGATTCAAGAGAAAGGCTTCACAGCCCCCTGTTGCAGAGTGAGTCTTCAGAGAGGAGGCAGACAGAGGGCAAGGGACTGAGCTCAGGACATCCAGAGGTTTCTGAGGACAGTAGCCCAAATTTAGAGACAAAAAGCAAATCACCAGTACCTCAGCTTTGTACAGCTAGCCCATCATCTGAAGTCCTTAACACTGGTGAGAGCACCCCCTCTCCTGGATATAACAGCCCCTATACCCTCAGCACAGAGGGAAGGGCGTCATCCTTGTCTTCTTCCTCAGTTGAAAAAAGATGTTCTCCATCCTCAACTAGTCCTAGACAAGCTCATTCAGACACTGAACCAAGGAGAAGCACTCCCACTTTCAAAGTTAGACATTACAGCCCGTCGCATCAGTCTTTATCTCCAAGTCCCTCCCCTGAGCCTAGGAACTGtttctgctcctcctcctctgaatTAGTGAACACCCAATCGTTACCTGAGTTCAGCTCGCCTAAGCCAGAGAGTAGCTACTTAAATCCACACAGCAGTCCCTCACCTAAGGCCACATCCAAAGATTTTTCTCTCGATTTAACAGAATCCAGCTTTGAATCCAGATCCACCCTTTCATCTCCTTTACCTTCACACAGTAGTAGAGAGTCATCATCCCAGTCGAGAGAAACGCTGGCCTTCCCTGAGCTGAAGAATAGGCCCTACTCTCCTAATTCTCAAGCATCATCTCCTTTTTCTGAGCAAAGAGAGAGGGTTTCCATGCCTGATCTCCTCAGCAGAGGCTCCACACCTGATATCAAAGATTGTACCCACACCTCTGAGCTGATTTCTGATCCTTCCACTGCAGGAAAAGACACCACGACTACTCCTGAGAGCCAAGATACAAGGTTATCAGCTGAACCTGTCAGTACTGGGTCTACACCTGCCCCACGATACACCCCCCCCTCACCTGTCATTTCAATAGCATCATCTCCTAAGCTTGTGGAGAGTAGTGCCTCCCCTGAATTAAGACACACAGCTCCTTCACCTGGCCTGCTCAGCGCTTCTTCTCCGGCTAAGACTGGGACAAGAACTCCCTCTCCCAGCCCCTCACATAAAATAAGACACATTTCAACACCTTCTGAAAGCAGGACCCAGGTGTCTTCACCTGTGGTAAGTTACAGTTTATCTCCATCGCCTGAAGTTACGAACAACAGCTCTCCCATAGAGCACAGACATACTGCTCCCTCACCTGAAATCCGGATTACAGCATCCTCACCTGTGGTCAGTAGGCGAGAGTGGTCTTCTGAAGTGGAGACAACATCAGTGTCTCCTTTCCTAGAGCTTCACCCTGACTCTGACCCTGTCTCATCAAGAAGCCTCACTTCGTCCCCTCACATCACAGGGATTTCTTACTCCATTGTTCAGCCCGAGGACAGGGACACTCCCCCATTTCCTGAGCTCTCTCGTCTCTCCACCCCTGAGACTGATAGGACACGTGTGTCCCCTGAAGCAAGGAGCCCTACCCCAAGCAGGGACAGTATACAGAGCAGTATAGCGGAGTCCACTGGTTCACCAAGAGACTCACCTTATATATCAGGCTTCACAAGCTCTGTCCTGCAGCCTGAAATAACTCTGTCGCACCAAGATATATATCAAACACCTTCACCTCAGCCAAAGCATCACACTCCCTCACCTGAGCCAAGGTATCAAACCCCTTCATCGGACAAATATCAAAGTCCATCACCTCAGCAAAGAAGTAGAGAGCCATCACCATTGGCCCCATCTCCTGAGCAGAGGTATCAGCAGCATTCACCAGCAACCCTCTCCACTGAGTACAACCCTCAGTATAAACAGCCCACTCCTTCTTTAAGAAATACACCTGAGGTTGAGCAGGATTCCACTTCAGTTGATATTACAGAAACACAATACCCCACACATTTGGCAGAAGAGAGTGTGTCACCCTCATTTGAATTAGACAGGGCAGAAAAATCTGTTGTAGCTGAAATCAAAAGCAGTTCACCAGTGGTGGCAGTTCAGTCACCTGTATCTACTTCACCTTTCTTAGCTGAGGAAAAGGTAGCGAGCTCACTAAAACAACAACGCACAGAGAGAGACGCAACACCAAAGGAAGCTAACCTTCAAGATAACTTGAGTTTAGACTCCCTCCcagaggaaaaacaaaccaTTAGGCCCACTTTTGTTCAGAAAGAAGACACTTATAATAATCCCCCCATTGAAACCAAGTCTCCCTCCCCTAATCTCCTTGTCTCTAAAGACAGGAGTTCAAACATTTCACCTGTCCACAGGGCTACATCTAACTCACCTGTGCAGAGACTGGAAAACCCACAGCCTCAGTTCACTATTTATCCCCTTACTTCTGAAAGCAGCAGCTCGTTAAAATCTAAAAGCTCAGCTTGTACACCTGAGCCTGCGAGAAGACAGCTGTCTACCAAAGTTAAACGTGGAAACAGAGAGAATATAACAGAGGACATGGCCCACCATGTAAACAGGAGGCGGACTCCCTCTCCGCCACTCACCAGGTTTACACCTGTCCACATCATAGCCCCTGAGAAACCATACAGACAGTGGCAGAACAGAAGCCGTAGTCCCTCTCAGGTTGTAGCGGCCCCACCGAGTGGTCATTTTAAGAAAGCGGTGACAAATAGGGAAAGTCCCAATGTTGCTTATGTTGACAATAATAGCCAGGACCACTGGGTCAAGCAAGGAAGGCAATTCGAGATGGACAGAGAAATACAGCTGGAGGAGGATAGGGAGGCAGGAAGGGAGAGGCaaagggagatggagagagagagaaagagggaggagcGGGTTTCTGAAAAGGGGAAGGGTTGGCAGGGGGATGTCAGTTACAGAGGGGAACAGGTTGAGCTGTCATTCAATGCCAGGAATAGAAAAGGGCCTGCGAGTCGCAGTACAGCTCCCACAAGCAGAGAGACCCGTCAGGGACTGCCAACAGTGCATTCCTATTCAGAGAGCTTGCTTGCGACCAGACATCAACAACATAGTCTGCTTAGACTTGCTTCCCAACAAGACACCAGGGGTGGTGGTCCTGGCAGACGGCTTCAACCTCCTGCACCCCACAACAAGAACAGTGTTCCTGGACGTGTGGCTGCAAACAGGCCCTGCCGGAGTTCCAGCTCCAGCATGGGAAGTGAGCTTGATGAAGCAGACGATGAGGTGAAGTGGTTTACAGACTTTGCTTTCCGCAGCCTGTCAAGCCCTGAGGTAGATTACCTTGACATGTACAACTCCAGCCACCGTTCATCCACCAACATTTCTCAACCATCTACCCAGGAGAGCCCAGCTGGGGTCAGTGCCGCCTGGCCGGCCTATGCTGACTTCAGGGGTTCTGCTCCAAAGCTGGACAATGATGAACTCTCCTTCCAGCAACCATCTGCATACTACTCAGATGGCCTAGATCCATCAAGGCGCCATGAGATGGGCAGCTTTGAGTGTGTAGATGTAGCCGTGGAAAGAGAGGACTCCAGGAGAGTGAGAAGAGGAGTGCCAAAGAGACAGATCCAGCTGAAAAGAAAGAGTGATGCTGAAAGGAAGCAGGATGAAAGCAGTGAAAATAGTAGTCCTGGGATGGTGGAAAGCCCGTCTCTAGAGAGTCACTCCAGAGAGACATTCATTAGACAACACAGTACACCAGCAGCAATGCAAGAATGCTACCCTTCTGAGCGCAGCCCTGAGCCCAgtcaacaaaatgaaagaaaatctaAACTCCAGAAATCTGCTTCTCTGGATGAAACAAGCACTAAAACCAAGATGGCCACTTGTCTCATCAAGAGTGTGTTGTCCAAGAAGATGCAGAGTGTTGATAAACAACCTGTTGAGCATgcaggagaagaagaaagtgCCACTTTGGAGGAAAACAGCCCACCAACAATGAGTGCAGCGGCACCACTGAAAGAGTCCCCAAAACCTGACCCATATAACCTCAGTTCCAGTCTACAGTCAGATTATAGTGTTTCATCTGAGGGTCTCCCTGTGAGAGCAGAACCAAGCACAAAGGATGAAGCCAAACCACCAAAAAGCTTTGGAGTGAGATCCAGTAACAGGCCAAGTTCATCCAGCAGCAGCCGAAGTGTTAACTTTTCACAGACTGAGAGTGAAGAGGCTGATTCTCAGAGCAGGAATGCAACCTCATCAAGATCTGAAATGAGATCAGAATTGAAAGTGCCATTTGATAGTAAACAGTCAAGAACTGGAGTACGACGACCAGATGACAGTGAAACATGGGACGGAGGGGAAGGTGGTGACTCAGCAAATGCCACTGCAGGGAACACTGGAGCTTCTTCTGCCCCTAAAGCCAGCAGCACGCAGGCCTGGGTGACAAACAGAGACCaggaatgtgaaaacacaaaGGACCATAACCAATTGCAACAGGGTGCCAAGGGCGCCTTCATGTTACAAACACAGGAGATTACACTTAAAGCCGTGGAGAAAAAGAAAGCCTCTCTAAATGTCTGCCTCACACCTGAAGCAGAAAACAAACCTGAGGCTTCTTCGCCAGATACAAAGGAGGAAAGGCTAGAGGCCGGTGTAGATGAgaaaacagaggaagaagaaggaaattggaataataaaatgaaggtCCCCATTCACAAAGTTAGAGATGTGAGGCGGCTTGTGAAAAATACATATAATCTGTCCTTCAAGGCAACTAGTGCTGTAATGCCATCACATGTGGATGAAGAAAGGATGGACATTATTAataagggaaggagggaagaaataaaagaggaaaggagggaagaGGTCATAGcacaggaggagagggaggcaaGGCAAGAGATaaggaggggggagaggagagaggagcgaaGGGGGGAGGGGAAAGAGGAGGTAAAAGACTCAAAGCTGCTACATTTTTCTCCACGTCTTCAGAGCAAAGGAAGTCCTCTATCTCGTCCACAGCCAATGCAAATAGAATACAAGGCTGTTTGCTGGaaagaagacaaaaataaaatgtcatgcAGCAAGAAAGACTTAGAAAACCCAGGTGACAAACACCAGGCCTCTCCAAAGCTCTTCAAACAGGTAGGCAGAGAATCACCACTGAATGCAAACACACTGAATTACACAACAGGAGACAATGCAATTGCAAAGCCATGTAAACATGATCTAAACATGGCAGCAGAAACACAAGAGACTATGACAGAAACGCATAAAGTGTCAGACAATGAGGACAAACCTGAGGTGGTGAGAACAGACCGAAAACCTCCGATGCTCGGGAGCTTCCCCAAACTGCCCAATAAGGAAAGAGAGGTGTCCACTGCTGTAGTGTTAATAAGGGATGGATCAAGCAAGACCAAGACATCTGCATCTCCAGCCCAGGAAGAGATTCCCACCCCACTCCAAGACCCAGCGGCTTCACCTTCACCTGGGCCCACTATCCCTGGCGGTACCTGTGGTAGCAGTGGCCACTCAGTTTCCATGTTATTAAAGGAAAAGGGTTACCAAGCTGACATTGGAGCAGTGGTGGGGGCCAACCAGAATGCAGCTGGAGGTAAAGGTGTACCCCGGAAGCATGTGAACTGCCTAGAGATCCCACTGCAGACAACCACTCCTTCAGATGGAGTTCGGATTGAGTCTCATAGAGAGAGGAcattctcctcctcatccaccACGTCTGGCCCCTCAGCGGCATCTGACAACACAGACACTCTTACAAAGACCAGAGAAGATGATGGACTTAGCAGTAAGCCTACAGTAAAGGACACAGCAAAGCAAAAAAGTGACTCTCCGCTAAGGAATACGCAGGAGCAAACACCACCTCTCACCAAACAGAAAGAACTTGGAGATTTCGAAGCAATGAAAAGACAGGATCCAACTTTCCCCCCAAAGTCCCCCGCAGTAAGGAGATTCAGACCACAGCCAATTGAGGTTAAGTCACtgtctaaagaaacacaaaaacaagagaCGCCCACAAACTCTACAGGAAACAGCAGGCCCCAAACCATTGAAGTCAAATCTATAGCTAAAAATTCTCAAAAACCAGTGGTGCCTCCAAAACCAAGCTGCAAATTTAAACCTGCAGATTTAGGAGCAATGCCAAATGAAGCGCAGAGACCATCAGCAATAACATCGACTGTAAACCCACAAGGTGAGGAAAGGCCTCAAACAATTGTAGTGTCCTCACCGACAATCTATAGAAAGATCTCCAATGAGTCCACATCAACATCAAACTATACAAGAAAACTAGCTGTGTCTGCAGTATCCAGTCTCAAACCTCCACCTTGTAAAACAACAGCAACCACCATCTCCAATCTGTCAAACCAGTCAACAGCGCCATCAGAGATAGAGGCATCTCATGACAGAGGTCAGCAGCAAAGGCCAGGGGCCTCGCCTCAGAGCTCTAGATATACACAAAGACCCAGAACCTTAGCTACAGCTCCAATATCAGCTACTGGGCCAGGTTCAACCTCAGCTCCAGGTCCAGTGTCTGACCCAAAAGCAAAGCCTGTCCCTGGACCTAAATCAGCTGGAGCCAACCAGCCAAGCCTGCCAGCTGTTATGGATCCAGACAGCCAACCACAGTATCCCAGGACGGCACACCATCATGAACAAGCAATGCCGGTAACGTCAAACAATGCAAAACAACCTGCAGCTGTTTCCACAACACAAGTGCCAGGATACACACACCAACCATATTGCAGATCACTCTCCAGCGAGCGCGCCCAAAGGACAGAGGACCTGCGTTTTTATGCCTCAGATGACCCTCCGAGCTACGATGAAAGAGAGAGCTTCAGTCCCCTCATGCTCCCAGATCTGACTTCCAGGAGGTCAAATCGTTATCAACCCTCCTCCCGCCCTCCTCCCTGCTCCTGCACAGCTAGCTGCCCTTCCCACCCTGGTCTCACCCCTCCTCACCATCACCACAGCCCCCATAACATCACCCCTCCTGTCCCTCCACACTCTCCAGGCCAGGCACTACCTTACCCAGTGGCCCAGCCCCCCCCTCTCCGTCCCCACCAGTGCAGACCTGACCCTCAGCCAATGAGCTACCAGCCTGGCTCACCCAAATCAAGTCCTCTTGGTCCAAGCCAGCCACCGGCCATGTACCAGCCTCTCCACCAGCCTCCTCCCTGCCCTCCCCACCCCTCACTAATGCAGGTCTGCCCTGCTGACCGCCAATTGCAGCTACCTCAGCATATTGACCCTCGACGACCCCCTGCCCACAGATCTCCTCAGCATCAGCCGCTAGGCATGGCTGGGGCTCCTTACAGCGATCCTGGCCACGGCCACTCTCCTGGCCTTCCTCCTATGGATCCCCAGTACCTGTGTGGCCCTCAAAGCCTGGGGCCATCCTATGGCTCTGAATATGGGGGTGACAGCTCCAGTTTGTACTCAGAGAGTAGCTATGGACAGACACCTCGCAGAGTGCTCCTGGATCCTGAGACAGggaagtatttttacattgagGTGCCTGTACAGCCACTGAGGAAAATGTTGTTTGACCCAGAGACTGGGCAATATGTGGAAGTGCTCATCCCACAGCAAGCAATGTCACATTCAGGCCTGTATCCTCCTTCAGCAGCCCCCTACACATCTCTCCACAATCCCAACATGTACGCTCCTGCTCCACAGTACATGCCCTATGCAGCTCCTCCTCCACAAGCCCACCCCCAGGCTCAGCCACCCCGATATCCCGAGGCCTCTGCTGCAGCAACAATGCACCCAGGTGGGCCTGGGGTCAGCTACAGGAATACCTCTGGTCAGGGGTCCAAGCCAGAGCCCCAGAACCATCCACCACTGGACCAGAGCTACCTGGAGAGTATGTATTATGTCCCTACAGGGATGAATGCGAGCCCCAATCCCACCCCACCAGACTATTACCACAAACATCTCCCCAACCTACCCCCAACAGGAGGGAAAAGGTCCTGA